The stretch of DNA ACGTGATCGGCCGCGGCCAGGAGGGGCAGTTCCGGCTGCCCGACACCGGCGTCTCGCGCAAGCACATCGAGATCACCTGGGACGGCATGTCGGCGATGCTGGCGGACCTCGGTTCCACGAACGGCACCACGGTGAACGGCACGCCGGTGCAGACTTGGCAGCTGGCGGACGGGGACGTGGTCCGCGTCGGCCACTCGTCCCTGGTGTTCCGCAGCCAGGGCTGACCGGTTCCCGGTCGCCTGGCTCCGACGACGGAGTAGGAGCGTTCACAACAAGTGCCAGAGCTGGTTATTCAGCTGACCAGAGCAGGGTTCCTCGCCCTGCTCTGGTTGTTCGTGCTGGCCGCGCTTCGCGTGGTTCGTTCCGATCTGTACTCCGCCTCCGGCATGCGGGTGTCGATGCCGGGGGCGGGCAAGACGTCGAGCAAGCAGGCCCGCGGCAGGAGCAAGGCGCCACGGCAGATGGTCGTGACGCACGGCCCGCTGGCGGGCACGCGCATCTCGCTCGAAGGGCGGCCGATCATGATCGGCCGAGCCGACGACTCCACGTTGGTGCTGGACGACGACTACGCGTCGACCCGGCACGCGAGGTTGTCGCTGCGCGGCAACGACTGGTACGTGGAAGATCTAGGCTCTACTAACGGCACATACCTCGATCGGGCGAAGGTCACGGGAGCTTCCAAGGTCCCGCTCGGCGTTCCGATCAAAATCGGCAAGACGGTGATCGAGCTGCGCTCATGACCCTCGTCCTTCACTACGCAGCCCGCAGCGACCGCGGCCTGGTTCGTTCCAACAACCAGGACTCGGTCTATGCCGGCCCACGACTCCTCGCCCTCGCGGACGGCATGGGTGGCCATGCCGCCGGTGAGGTCGCCAGCAAGGTCGTCATCGCGGCGCTGGCGCCGCTGGACGACGACGAACCCGGCGACGACCTGCTCGGGCACCTGCGGCAGGCAGTGCTGTCCGGCAATGGTGCGATCTCCGAGCTGGTCTCGCACGATCCCGACCTGGACGGGATGGGGACCACGCTGACCGCGGTGCTGTTCGCGGGCAGCAAGCTGGGGCTGGTGCACATCGGCGACTCCCGCGCCTACCTGGTGCGCGACGGCGAGCTTTCCCAGATAACCCACGACGACACCTTCGTGCAGTCGCTGATCGACGAAGGCCGGATCACCGAAGAGGAGGCCGCCAACCACCCGCAGCGCTCGCTGCTGCTGAAGGCGTTGACCGGCCACGAGGTGGAGCCGAGCCTGGCGGTGCGCGAGGCCCGTGCGGGCGACCGCTACCTGCTGTGCTCGGACGGCCTCACCAGCCCGGTCAGCGAGGAGACGATGGCCGAGGCGCTGCGGATCGCCGACCCGCAGGCGTGCGCAGATCGGATGATCGAGCTCGCGCTGCGCGGCGGCGGCCCGGACAACGTCACGGTGATCGTCGCCGACGTGGTGGACGTCGAATTCGGCGAGGACGCCCCGATCGTCGGGGGCGCCGCGGGAGTCGGAGAGGAGGATCCGCAGCCGGACTCTTCGGCCGCCCGCGCCAGCGCGGCGACGCTGCCGAAGCAGCCGCAGCAGCGGTACGACACATCCCCCCCTCCTGACCAACGCACGCACCGGCGAGGCCGGCTGCGTGCGCTGCTCGTGACCTGCGGAGTGCTGGCGGTGCTGGTCATCGCGGCCTTGGTGGGGCGCTGGTGGGTGCTCAACCAGTACTACATCGGCGTCAACCAGGCCGACGACGTGGTGATCTTCCAGGGCTTGCAGGGAAGTGCGCTGGGCGTGTCGCTGCGCTGGCAGGTGGAGGACTCCTGCCCGCAGGGCTCGGCGGCCGACTGCAAGCCGATCGGCATCAACGACCTGCAGGAGGCGCGCCGGACCGACGTGCGCAGCGGGATCACTGATGTGAACGGGCTGGAAGCGGCTCGCGAGTCGATGCGGCGGCTGCGGATGAATTCGCTGCTGCCGCAGTGCGAGGAGCCGAAGCCGGAACCGCCGCAGCAGCCCACTCCCCCACCGGCGGACAACCCCGCGCCCGGGAGCACGCCTCCGGGCGCCCCGGCGACGTCCACCGCACCGGGCCAGCCGCCGTCACCGCCGAGCCCGCCGCCGTCGCCGACCGACACCCCGCTGGTCTCGGTGCAGCAGACTCCCGGTGTCACCTGCCGGACGGTGAGCTGATGGCACAGCCGGAAGCCGCCTCCGAGACCCACGGGTCGGCTCCGGCTCCGCGGGGCAACACCCGCCGGGGCACCGAGCTGACCATGCTCGTGTTCTCCGCGGCGATCGTCACGGTCGCGATCATGCTGGTGGAGATCAGCCAGGAGAACACGGTCACGCGCCAGCTGTTCTACTACGGCGCGGCGTACCTGGCCCTGTTCGGCGGCGCGCACCTCGCGGTGCGCAAGTGGGCGCCGTACGCGGATCCGCTGATCCTGCCGCTGGTGGCGCTGCTGAACGGGCTCGGGATCGTGATGATCCACCGGATCGACATCGCATCGGGCAGCAGCTACACGATCCGGCAGATCGTGTGGCTCACGTTGAGCCTGGTGCTGTTCCTGCTGGTGCTGATCTTCGTCAAGGATCACCGGCTGCTGGCGAAGTACAGCTTCACCTGCGGGTTCGTCGGTCTGGCGCTGCTGGCGCTGCCCGGCGTGCTGCCGAGCGCGATCTCCGAGGCCAACGGCGCGAAGCTGTGGATCAAGATCGGTCCGCTGGGCGTGCAGCCCAGCGAGTTCGCCAAGATCCTGCTGATGGTCTTCTTCGCGTCGTTCCTGGTGTCCAAGCGCGACCTGTTCACCACGGCCGGCCGCAAGTTCCTGAACGTGGAGCTGCCGCGACCGCGCGACCTGATGCCGATCCTGGTGGCCTGGGCGGCCGCGATCGGCATCGGTGTGCTGGAGAAGGACCTGGGCACGTCGCTGCTGTTCTTCGGCATCGTGCTGGTGATGATCTACATCGCCACCGAGCGCGCGATCTGGGTGGTGCTGGGCCTGTCGCTGTTCGCGGGGGGTGCCTTCCTCGCGTTCCAGCTGGTCGGCCGCGTGCAGGACCGGGTCAACGGCTGGCTGAATCCGCTCAGCGAGGACGACACCGTCTACCAGCTCCGGGAAGCGCTGTTCGGCCTCGGTTACGGCGGCATCGGCGGGACCGGCCTGGGCAACGGAAGCCCCGAGCGGGTGCCGTTCTCGTTCAGCGACTTCATCGTCACGTCGCTGGGTGAAGAGCTCGGGCTGGTCGGCCTGATGGCGATCTTCATGATGTACCTGATGCTGATGATGCGCGGTCTGCGCAGCGCATTGGCGGTGCGCGACTCTTTCGGCAAGCTGTTCGGCGGCGGGCTGTCGTTCGTGCTCGCCCTGCAGTTGTTCGTGGTGGCCGGTGGTGTCACCGGGTTGATCCCGCT from Saccharopolyspora sp. SCSIO 74807 encodes:
- a CDS encoding FHA domain-containing protein; this translates as MPELVIQLTRAGFLALLWLFVLAALRVVRSDLYSASGMRVSMPGAGKTSSKQARGRSKAPRQMVVTHGPLAGTRISLEGRPIMIGRADDSTLVLDDDYASTRHARLSLRGNDWYVEDLGSTNGTYLDRAKVTGASKVPLGVPIKIGKTVIELRS
- a CDS encoding FtsW/RodA/SpoVE family cell cycle protein — encoded protein: MAQPEAASETHGSAPAPRGNTRRGTELTMLVFSAAIVTVAIMLVEISQENTVTRQLFYYGAAYLALFGGAHLAVRKWAPYADPLILPLVALLNGLGIVMIHRIDIASGSSYTIRQIVWLTLSLVLFLLVLIFVKDHRLLAKYSFTCGFVGLALLALPGVLPSAISEANGAKLWIKIGPLGVQPSEFAKILLMVFFASFLVSKRDLFTTAGRKFLNVELPRPRDLMPILVAWAAAIGIGVLEKDLGTSLLFFGIVLVMIYIATERAIWVVLGLSLFAGGAFLAFQLVGRVQDRVNGWLNPLSEDDTVYQLREALFGLGYGGIGGTGLGNGSPERVPFSFSDFIVTSLGEELGLVGLMAIFMMYLMLMMRGLRSALAVRDSFGKLFGGGLSFVLALQLFVVAGGVTGLIPLTGLTAPFLAYGGSSLLANYILIAFLLRISDAARRPQTPAKPKQQQAPIAEAHTELVERPR
- a CDS encoding PP2C family serine/threonine-protein phosphatase; amino-acid sequence: MTLVLHYAARSDRGLVRSNNQDSVYAGPRLLALADGMGGHAAGEVASKVVIAALAPLDDDEPGDDLLGHLRQAVLSGNGAISELVSHDPDLDGMGTTLTAVLFAGSKLGLVHIGDSRAYLVRDGELSQITHDDTFVQSLIDEGRITEEEAANHPQRSLLLKALTGHEVEPSLAVREARAGDRYLLCSDGLTSPVSEETMAEALRIADPQACADRMIELALRGGGPDNVTVIVADVVDVEFGEDAPIVGGAAGVGEEDPQPDSSAARASAATLPKQPQQRYDTSPPPDQRTHRRGRLRALLVTCGVLAVLVIAALVGRWWVLNQYYIGVNQADDVVIFQGLQGSALGVSLRWQVEDSCPQGSAADCKPIGINDLQEARRTDVRSGITDVNGLEAARESMRRLRMNSLLPQCEEPKPEPPQQPTPPPADNPAPGSTPPGAPATSTAPGQPPSPPSPPPSPTDTPLVSVQQTPGVTCRTVS